In Papaver somniferum cultivar HN1 chromosome 1, ASM357369v1, whole genome shotgun sequence, a genomic segment contains:
- the LOC113360705 gene encoding uncharacterized protein LOC113360705 produces MCKFFSAGLEGEARKWFYNLEPGIIYSYETLVEAFLETYMHNSRPRSRVNKLFTLARRFREPLRSLTDRWRNLCMEIGKVPVDQQIFRFENALGRSDPIWVDMFTEKPQMLKEMRKMQEHFISIEEIQEESRDRGVQEASAAPESASDDTQRRPEKRPSSPVRGNEKKEWIAKGKSPSHEARTDGYLRQFVRHPAHTTAVPNAPVHQVQIDRSTQFVNTISHSSTQAYILNPGVVSRIHKRDHSGKEIFSVAKALPMEPWMVRPIFFSAQDIPMNGQAHSDPLVITLLIEEWGGGGVRRILVDNGRSVEVLFYDTFKRMELSDYILVPSTYRIYGFNGTVTIPKGKVTLRVSDGGGYLDTLTTFCVVDVSSPYEAIVGRPWIAGIKGVASAYHQRLRFPTYKGIDEFVGVPQATRECMHVNAQINEERRARQRGDKKRAKEAKVTEELERVISQAIMTYEAQGNEPS; encoded by the exons ATGTGCAAGTTCTTCTCGGCAGGCTTGGAAGGCGAGGCGAGGAAATGGTTTTACAACCTCGAACCAGGGATAATTTACAGTTACgagactctagtcgaagccttcctTGAAACGTACATGCACAACAGCAGACCTCGGTCCAGGGTCAACAAGTTATTCACCTTGGCCAGACGGTTTAGAGAACCTCTCAGATCCTTGACCGATAGATGGAGAAATTTGTGTATGGAAATTGGGAAAGTACCAGTCGACCAGCAGATATTCAGGTTCGAAAATGCACTTGGGAGATCGGATCCCATCTGGGTAGACATGTTCACTGAGAAACCACAAATGttgaaagaaatgaggaaaatgcaagagCATTTCATCTCCATAGAAGAAATCCAGGAAGAGTCAAGAGATAGAGGAGTGCAAGAAGCTAGTGCAGCGCCCGAGTCAGCGTCGGACGATACTCAAAGACGGCCCGAGAAGAGACCAAGTTCCCCCGTGCGAGGAAATGAGAAGAAGGAATGGATAGCTAAAGGGAAGAGCCCAAGTCACGAGGCGAGAAC AGATGGTTATCTGAGACAGTTCGTCCGACATCCAGCCCATACGACCGCAGTTCCCAATGCACCAGTTCATCAGGTTCAGATCGACAGATCCACACAGTTTGTCAACACGATTTCGCATTCCTCCACTCAAGCGTACATTCTGAATCCTGGAGTAGTGTCTAGAATCCACAAGAGAGATCATAGTGGGAAGGAAATTTTCAGTGTAGCAAAGGCTTTGCCTATGGAACCATGGATGGTGCGACCTATCTTTTTCTCGGCCCAGGATATACCGATGAACGGCCAAGCTCACAGTGATCCTTTGGTTATTACCCTGCTAATTGaggaatgggggggggggggggtaagaaggatactagtAGATAATGGGAGATCAGTCGAAGTACTCTTCTACGATAcgttcaaaaggatggagttgtCAGATTATATACTTGTCCCATCGACATATCGTATCTATGGTTTTAATGGGACCGTAACCATCCCAAAGGGCAAAGTAACTCTAAGGGTATCAGACGGAGGTGGTTACCTAGATACTTTAACCACATTCTGCGTGGTTGACGTCTCCTCGCCCTATGAAGCTATAGTCGGAAGACCATGGATCgcgggaatcaaaggagtggcatcgGCCTATCATCAAAGGCTACGATTCCCAACGTACAAGGGGATAGACGAGTTCGTAGGAGTTCCACAGGCAACCCGAGAATGCATGCATGTCAATGCCCAGATAAATGAGGAGAGGCGAGCACGACAAAGGGGAGATAAGAAAAGGGCTAAAGAAGCCAAAGTCACGGAAGAACTGGAAAGAGTTATTTCGCAGGCGATCATGACTTACGAAGCACAAGGAAACGAGCCTTCATAG